The Nocardioides campestrisoli genome includes a window with the following:
- a CDS encoding oxygenase MpaB family protein, producing the protein MTTVSRRNVLSLGAALGLTTALNPATQAWSWAPSQSIAGSGTGVDPQWVWDPEIDQIMADLITSGKTASTNTALRRWVDNGQTVPRELPSDLRDWLERKTRLPDWADRNLLLRSGDVNRKLDTHFLILYGVGGGIMSTVIPREAKSVYWSKGGADMQDRAAKTFTFGYDMAELRGYEPEGQFLVTANKTRIVHAAVRHLLPQSPHWRAVADETIPISNHDILVTFHSTGTFAHMKLKEWGFLRNKDDDYAFLHSWQVALSQLGVRDEYIPSSWAAAEAQSAQILTPILAPTQEGRNLAEQLLGLTAQIDFGVTRGVLNEFVRFLLGDQVGDWLGLRRDYAAAAFIRTAWPIYMAFRRGTIPILPVTYYAFDQFVRAFAMFFLNRGQDTKTTPIEIPDMNRP; encoded by the coding sequence ATGACCACCGTGAGCAGACGCAACGTGCTGAGTCTCGGCGCCGCGCTCGGACTGACCACAGCCCTGAACCCCGCCACGCAGGCCTGGTCCTGGGCTCCTTCGCAGTCGATCGCCGGCAGCGGGACGGGGGTCGATCCGCAGTGGGTCTGGGACCCCGAGATCGACCAGATCATGGCCGACCTGATCACCAGCGGGAAGACCGCCTCGACCAACACCGCGCTGCGCCGCTGGGTCGACAACGGCCAGACGGTCCCCCGCGAGCTGCCGTCCGACCTGCGCGACTGGCTGGAGCGCAAGACCCGCCTGCCCGACTGGGCCGACCGCAACCTCCTGCTGCGCTCCGGTGACGTCAACCGCAAGCTGGACACCCACTTCCTCATCCTCTACGGCGTCGGCGGCGGCATCATGAGCACCGTCATCCCGCGGGAGGCGAAGTCGGTCTACTGGTCCAAGGGCGGGGCCGACATGCAGGACCGGGCCGCGAAGACGTTCACCTTCGGCTACGACATGGCCGAGCTGCGAGGCTACGAGCCCGAGGGCCAGTTCCTGGTGACCGCCAACAAGACCCGGATCGTGCACGCCGCCGTCCGGCACCTCCTCCCCCAGTCCCCGCACTGGCGCGCGGTCGCCGACGAGACGATCCCGATCAGCAACCACGACATCCTGGTCACCTTCCACTCCACCGGCACGTTCGCCCACATGAAGCTCAAGGAGTGGGGGTTCCTGCGGAACAAGGACGACGACTACGCCTTCCTCCACTCCTGGCAGGTCGCGCTGAGCCAGCTCGGCGTCCGCGACGAGTACATCCCGTCGTCGTGGGCCGCGGCCGAGGCGCAGTCCGCGCAGATCCTCACCCCCATCCTCGCCCCCACCCAGGAGGGCCGGAACCTCGCCGAGCAGCTGCTGGGCCTGACCGCCCAGATCGACTTCGGCGTGACCCGCGGCGTCCTCAACGAGTTCGTCCGGTTCCTGCTCGGCGACCAGGTCGGCGACTGGCTCGGCCTGCGGCGCGACTACGCGGCGGCCGCGTTCATCAGGACGGCGTGGCCGATCTACATGGCGTTCCGGCGCGGCACCATCCCGATCCTCCCGGTCACCTACTACGCGTTCGACCAGTTCGTCCGGGCGTTCGCCATGTTCTTCCTCAACCGCGGCCAGGACACCAAGACGACGCCGATCGAGATCCCGGACATGAACCGGCCCTGA
- a CDS encoding TetR/AcrR family transcriptional regulator: MTVDEVTARRRPRNRRQLIVDAAGPVFSARGYHGASMEEVAAEVGITAAALYRHFPNKYALFVECANLMVDRLLRVLEEQSDAVGLPGLLRALAEETLDHRASGGVYRWEARYLEAEDRGELRGKFAAVVDGVTDAVERELGGTQPRLRAAAALGAIGSITLHRTPIARQRAEDLLVAAALGVAEAEPGAAPASGSLVHLPSRPEPASRRAEILQAAIPLFAERGFPQVSMGQIARAVGLSPSAIYRHYPVKADILAAACLQTAGLLEQAVGQALQGVRGPRDSVAALAAAFVAYSFENTELISVAEAEIVGLPPELQRPVTLAQREHVAVWERWLGQVRPELDARQTRTLVHAGFGVVVEAGRGLHWQDTGEHRDGVTALLLGALGVPA; this comes from the coding sequence ATGACGGTCGACGAGGTGACCGCGCGCCGTCGTCCGCGCAACCGCCGACAGCTGATCGTCGACGCCGCCGGCCCGGTCTTCAGTGCCCGCGGCTACCACGGCGCCTCGATGGAGGAGGTCGCCGCCGAGGTGGGCATCACCGCCGCGGCGCTCTACCGGCACTTCCCGAACAAGTACGCCCTCTTCGTCGAGTGCGCCAACCTGATGGTCGACCGGCTGCTCCGCGTCCTGGAGGAGCAGTCCGACGCGGTCGGGCTGCCCGGTCTGCTCCGTGCCCTGGCGGAGGAGACGCTGGACCACCGGGCCTCGGGTGGGGTCTACCGGTGGGAGGCCCGCTACCTCGAGGCGGAGGACCGCGGCGAGCTGAGGGGCAAGTTCGCCGCCGTGGTGGACGGCGTCACCGACGCCGTCGAGCGTGAGCTGGGCGGGACGCAGCCCAGGCTGCGGGCCGCGGCGGCGCTCGGCGCCATCGGCTCGATCACGTTGCACCGCACGCCGATCGCCCGTCAGCGCGCCGAGGACCTGCTCGTCGCCGCCGCGCTGGGAGTGGCGGAGGCGGAACCGGGAGCGGCACCCGCCTCCGGCTCGCTGGTGCACCTGCCGAGCAGGCCCGAGCCCGCCAGCCGGCGCGCCGAGATCCTGCAGGCGGCGATCCCGCTGTTCGCCGAGCGCGGCTTCCCGCAGGTGAGCATGGGCCAGATCGCGAGGGCCGTGGGGCTGAGCCCGTCGGCGATCTACCGGCACTACCCGGTCAAGGCCGACATCCTCGCCGCGGCCTGTCTGCAGACCGCGGGGCTGCTCGAGCAGGCCGTCGGGCAGGCGCTGCAAGGCGTACGCGGTCCGCGGGACTCGGTGGCCGCACTGGCGGCCGCCTTCGTGGCCTACAGCTTCGAGAACACCGAGCTGATCAGCGTCGCCGAGGCGGAGATCGTCGGGCTGCCGCCCGAGCTGCAGCGGCCGGTGACGCTGGCGCAGCGCGAGCACGTCGCGGTCTGGGAACGCTGGCTGGGGCAGGTGCGCCCCGAGCTGGACGCGCGCCAGACCCGGACCCTGGTGCACGCGGGGTTCGGGGTGGTGGTCGAGGCCGGCCGCGGCCTGCACTGGCAGGACACCGGGGAGCACCGGGACGGGGTGACGGCCCTGCTGCTGGGTGCCCTCGGCGTACCGGCCTGA
- a CDS encoding long-chain-fatty-acid--CoA ligase produces the protein MAQAATHAAMRPDKPALRYRGETTTWAQLSERSLRGAAALAARGVAEGDRVALLTLNHPWFVEAVFAANSLGAMAVPLNFRLAAPELDYILRDSAPAAVFVDAPLLPLLRAAGASAAISTVVVIGEADLQDEPEHVVGYEEFLAAQEPMELPDVSEESTALVMYTSGTTGRPKGAMLSHRNMQVQALTCIRAMEMVDDSDIGFLTAPFFHIAGLGSIVANIVVGSTVVIHPLGAFDPAAVLDAYEAERATVVFNVPMQWDLICAQPDIDRRDLRLRIISWGAAPASDATLRAMAKAFPDALNVAVFGQTETSPITCVLRGDDSLRKLGSVGQPIPTLQYRVVDHEMNDVAPGEVGEIVYRGPTVMRGYWNMPAETAQAFAGGWFHSGDLVRQDAEGFVWVVDRLKDMIISGGENIYCVEVENAVAAHPAVREVAVIGRSDERWGQVPVAVVSTAPEADLSLEELVGFLGGRLASYKMPKDLVVLPELPRNAGGKILKGALRADPSPGVPAP, from the coding sequence ATGGCTCAGGCAGCCACGCACGCGGCCATGAGGCCCGACAAGCCGGCGCTGCGGTACCGGGGCGAGACGACCACCTGGGCCCAGCTCTCGGAGCGGTCGCTGCGCGGTGCGGCGGCCCTGGCCGCCCGTGGCGTGGCCGAGGGCGACCGGGTGGCGCTGCTCACCCTGAACCACCCGTGGTTCGTCGAGGCGGTCTTCGCCGCCAACAGCCTGGGCGCGATGGCGGTGCCGCTCAACTTCCGCCTGGCGGCCCCCGAGCTCGACTACATCCTCCGCGACAGCGCGCCGGCGGCGGTCTTCGTCGACGCGCCGCTGCTGCCGCTGCTCCGGGCCGCCGGCGCCTCGGCGGCGATCAGCACCGTGGTGGTGATCGGCGAGGCCGACCTGCAGGACGAGCCCGAGCACGTGGTGGGCTACGAGGAGTTCCTGGCGGCGCAGGAGCCGATGGAGCTGCCCGACGTCAGCGAGGAGTCCACCGCGCTGGTCATGTACACCTCCGGCACGACCGGACGACCCAAGGGCGCGATGCTCTCCCACCGCAACATGCAGGTGCAGGCGCTCACCTGCATCCGGGCGATGGAGATGGTCGACGACTCCGACATCGGGTTCCTGACCGCGCCGTTCTTCCACATCGCCGGCCTCGGGTCGATCGTGGCCAACATCGTGGTGGGCAGCACGGTGGTCATCCACCCGTTGGGGGCCTTCGACCCGGCCGCGGTGCTCGACGCCTACGAGGCCGAGCGGGCCACCGTCGTCTTCAACGTGCCGATGCAGTGGGACCTGATCTGCGCCCAGCCCGACATCGACCGGCGCGACCTCAGGCTGAGGATCATCAGCTGGGGCGCGGCGCCGGCCTCGGACGCGACCCTGCGCGCGATGGCGAAGGCGTTCCCGGACGCCCTCAACGTGGCCGTCTTCGGGCAGACCGAGACCTCCCCGATCACCTGCGTGCTCCGCGGCGACGACTCGCTGCGCAAGCTGGGCTCGGTCGGGCAGCCGATCCCGACCCTGCAGTACCGGGTGGTCGACCACGAGATGAACGACGTCGCACCGGGCGAGGTGGGCGAGATCGTCTATCGCGGCCCGACCGTGATGCGGGGCTACTGGAACATGCCGGCGGAGACCGCGCAGGCCTTCGCGGGCGGCTGGTTCCACTCCGGCGACCTGGTCCGGCAGGACGCCGAGGGCTTCGTCTGGGTGGTCGACCGGCTCAAGGACATGATCATCTCGGGCGGCGAGAACATCTACTGCGTGGAGGTCGAGAACGCCGTGGCCGCCCACCCCGCGGTGCGCGAGGTGGCGGTGATCGGCCGCTCCGACGAACGGTGGGGCCAGGTGCCCGTCGCGGTCGTCTCCACCGCACCAGAGGCCGACTTGTCCCTGGAGGAGCTGGTGGGCTTCCTGGGCGGACGACTCGCCTCGTACAAGATGCCGAAGGACCTGGTGGTGCTCCCCGAGCTGCCGCGCAACGCCGGCGGCAAGATCCTCAAGGGGGCGCTGCGCGCGGATCCCTCTCCTGGAGTCCCGGCCCCCTAG
- the ctaD gene encoding aa3-type cytochrome oxidase subunit I codes for MALRTDRTTRGPVARPGSLGQLLRTLLTTTDHKVIGKTYLVTSFTWFLLGGVMAMVIRSELAFPGQQVVNEELYNQLFTMHGTIMLLLFATPLFFGFANVIMPIQIGAPDVAFPRLNMFSYWLFLFGGLIAASGFLTSGGAPSFGWTAYTPLSDDVRSPGVGGDLWVMGLYLAGLGTILGAVNFITTIITMRAPGMTMFRMPIFVWNTLITSILVLFAFPMLGAGLLMLAADRLVDAQVFDPSHGGPILWQHLFWFFGHPEVYIIALPFFGIVSEILPVFSRKPIFGYIGLVGATLAIALYSVAVWAHHMFVTGAVDLPFFSGMTFIIAIPTGVKFFNWIGTMWGGSLSFDTPMLWSLGFLATFLLGGLTGVILASPPLDFHVHDSYFVVAHFHYVVFGTVVFAMFAGFYYWWPKFTGRMLDERLGKLHFWLLFVGFHTTFLVQHWLGVEGMPRRYADYLPEDGFTVLNQVSTVGAFLLAASTLPFLWNVYKSRNAPLVGVDDPWGWGRSLEWATSSPPPRHNFTHLPKIRSESPAFDLHHPEVAVQELEENPRQRSDADSMMVDAPDQSGRAEMLGMEGGGEKTTEGGDGKPATKRLLTALFVLVAIGFALGSMLLIAVLGR; via the coding sequence ATGGCACTCAGGACCGACCGGACCACTCGAGGTCCCGTCGCCCGCCCCGGCAGTCTGGGACAACTCCTGCGGACGCTGCTGACCACCACCGATCACAAGGTGATCGGGAAGACGTACCTGGTCACCTCCTTCACCTGGTTCCTCCTGGGCGGCGTGATGGCGATGGTGATCCGCTCCGAGCTGGCCTTCCCGGGCCAGCAGGTGGTCAACGAGGAGCTGTACAACCAGCTGTTCACGATGCACGGCACGATCATGCTGCTGCTCTTCGCGACCCCGTTGTTCTTCGGGTTCGCCAACGTGATCATGCCGATCCAGATCGGCGCCCCGGACGTCGCGTTCCCGCGGCTGAACATGTTCAGCTACTGGCTGTTCCTCTTCGGCGGGCTGATCGCCGCCTCGGGTTTCCTCACCTCCGGGGGCGCGCCCAGCTTCGGCTGGACGGCGTACACCCCGCTGAGCGACGACGTCCGGAGCCCCGGCGTGGGTGGGGACCTGTGGGTGATGGGCCTCTACCTGGCCGGTCTGGGCACGATCCTCGGCGCGGTCAACTTCATCACCACGATCATCACGATGCGGGCGCCCGGCATGACCATGTTCCGGATGCCGATCTTCGTCTGGAACACCCTGATCACCTCGATCCTGGTGCTCTTCGCCTTTCCCATGCTCGGCGCGGGACTGCTGATGCTGGCGGCCGACCGGCTGGTCGACGCGCAGGTCTTCGACCCGTCGCACGGGGGCCCGATCCTGTGGCAGCACCTGTTCTGGTTCTTCGGCCATCCGGAGGTCTACATCATCGCGCTGCCGTTCTTCGGCATCGTCTCCGAGATCCTGCCCGTCTTCAGCCGCAAGCCGATCTTCGGCTACATCGGCCTGGTCGGTGCCACACTCGCCATCGCGCTCTACTCGGTGGCGGTCTGGGCGCACCACATGTTCGTCACCGGGGCGGTCGACCTGCCGTTCTTCTCCGGGATGACGTTCATCATCGCGATCCCCACGGGGGTGAAGTTCTTCAACTGGATCGGCACGATGTGGGGTGGGTCCCTCTCGTTCGACACCCCGATGCTCTGGTCGCTCGGCTTCCTGGCCACGTTCCTGCTCGGGGGGCTGACCGGCGTGATCCTGGCCAGCCCGCCGCTCGACTTCCACGTCCACGACTCCTACTTCGTGGTGGCGCACTTCCACTACGTGGTCTTCGGCACCGTGGTGTTCGCGATGTTCGCCGGCTTCTACTACTGGTGGCCGAAGTTCACCGGTCGGATGCTCGACGAGCGCCTGGGCAAGCTGCACTTCTGGCTGCTCTTCGTCGGGTTCCACACCACGTTCCTGGTCCAGCACTGGCTGGGTGTCGAGGGCATGCCGCGCCGGTACGCCGACTACCTGCCCGAGGACGGCTTCACCGTGCTCAACCAGGTCTCGACGGTCGGTGCGTTCCTGCTGGCCGCCTCGACGCTGCCGTTCCTGTGGAACGTCTACAAGTCCCGCAACGCGCCGCTGGTCGGTGTGGACGACCCGTGGGGCTGGGGCCGCTCGCTGGAGTGGGCCACCTCGTCCCCGCCGCCGCGGCACAACTTCACCCACCTGCCGAAGATCCGCTCGGAGTCCCCGGCGTTCGACCTCCACCACCCCGAGGTGGCCGTCCAGGAGCTTGAGGAGAACCCCCGCCAGCGCAGCGACGCGGACTCGATGATGGTCGACGCGCCGGACCAGTCGGGGCGGGCCGAGATGCTCGGCATGGAGGGCGGTGGCGAGAAGACGACCGAGGGCGGCGACGGCAAGCCCGCCACGAAGCGGCTCCTCACGGCCCTCTTCGTCCTGGTGGCGATCGGCTTCGCGCTCGGCTCGATGCTGCTCATCGCCGTGCTGGGACGCTAG
- a CDS encoding GAF and ANTAR domain-containing protein, with protein MSTESPSIARALTVAAESIHRPTSLEETLDTIVQSAVLALPAFNHAGISITHRDGRIETMSGTDQMVWEFDQKQYELREGPCVESIRSDPVVVVEHARHDQRWPRYMPWAVQRGLRAQLGLRLYLESETLGGLNLYSTASETIDDESREMAELFATHAAIALGRARKEDQLNEAIATRKVIGQAIGIVSERYQLTEDRAFQFLTRASQTSNIKLRTIAQEIVESTNEKYDRTQH; from the coding sequence ATGTCCACCGAGTCGCCCAGCATCGCCCGCGCCCTCACCGTCGCCGCCGAGAGCATCCACCGGCCGACCTCGCTGGAGGAGACCCTCGACACGATCGTGCAGTCCGCGGTGCTCGCCCTGCCGGCGTTCAACCACGCCGGGATCTCCATCACCCACCGGGACGGCCGGATCGAGACCATGTCGGGCACCGACCAGATGGTCTGGGAGTTCGACCAGAAGCAGTACGAGCTCCGCGAGGGGCCCTGCGTCGAGTCCATCAGGTCGGATCCGGTGGTGGTGGTCGAGCACGCTCGGCACGACCAGCGCTGGCCCCGGTACATGCCCTGGGCGGTCCAGCGGGGACTCCGCGCCCAGCTCGGGCTCCGTCTCTACCTCGAGAGCGAGACGCTCGGCGGGCTCAACCTCTACTCCACCGCGTCCGAGACGATCGACGACGAGTCCCGGGAGATGGCCGAGCTGTTCGCCACGCACGCGGCCATCGCTCTCGGTCGTGCGCGCAAGGAGGACCAGCTCAACGAGGCGATCGCGACCCGCAAGGTGATCGGGCAGGCGATCGGGATCGTCTCCGAGCGCTACCAGCTGACCGAGGACCGTGCCTTCCAGTTCCTGACGCGCGCCTCCCAGACCAGCAACATCAAGCTGCGCACCATCGCGCAGGAGATCGTGGAGTCGACCAACGAGAAGTACGACCGGACCCAGCACTAG
- a CDS encoding ABC transporter ATP-binding protein translates to MSAALRVQGLSAGHHGLLAVRDLSFEVEAGTVLALLGPNGAGKSTTLLAIVGALRRAAGEVTASGRVLGRRVEENARAGVTLVPDDRGVFHRLTVAENLRLARNPGGLESVLTDFPRLRALWSRRCGLLSGGEQQMLALAKALLQQPKVLLVDELSLGLAPRAAGELMPILRRQVDERGLALVLVEQHVDLALSIADRAAVLHHGRIALMDDAAALREDRPRIEDAYFGRSPQDRGDPSPHRRG, encoded by the coding sequence ATGAGCGCCGCGCTGCGGGTGCAGGGTCTCAGCGCCGGACACCACGGACTGCTGGCCGTGCGGGACCTCTCGTTCGAGGTCGAGGCGGGCACGGTGCTCGCGCTGCTCGGGCCCAACGGCGCGGGCAAGTCCACGACCCTGCTCGCGATCGTCGGCGCGCTGCGGCGCGCGGCGGGGGAGGTGACGGCCTCCGGTCGGGTGCTGGGCCGGCGCGTGGAGGAGAACGCGCGGGCCGGCGTGACCCTGGTGCCCGACGACCGCGGCGTCTTCCACCGGCTGACCGTGGCCGAGAACCTGCGGCTGGCCCGGAATCCGGGCGGCCTGGAGTCGGTGCTGACCGACTTCCCGAGGCTGCGGGCTCTCTGGTCGCGCCGGTGCGGGCTGCTCAGCGGTGGCGAGCAGCAGATGCTGGCGCTGGCCAAGGCGCTGCTCCAGCAGCCCAAGGTGCTGCTGGTGGACGAGCTGAGCCTGGGGCTCGCCCCCCGGGCCGCCGGTGAGCTGATGCCGATCCTGCGGCGCCAGGTCGACGAGCGCGGCCTGGCCCTGGTCCTGGTCGAGCAGCACGTGGACCTCGCCCTCTCGATCGCCGACCGGGCGGCCGTGCTGCACCACGGCCGCATCGCCCTGATGGACGACGCGGCCGCGCTGCGCGAGGACCGGCCTCGGATCGAGGACGCCTACTTCGGGCGCAGCCCGCAGGACCGAGGCGACCCGTCGCCGCACCGCCGCGGGTAG
- a CDS encoding ABC transporter ATP-binding protein yields the protein MSADDVPATEPLLAAERLTVRYGGVIANDAVSLRVHAGEVVGLIGPNGAGKTTFVDAVTGFTPSTGEVTLAGRRLTGAPHRRRRAGLGRTWQAGELFDDVSVADNVAVAARTVGLRTLLQDLTGRSGRRRPEEAEALALVGLGAEADRRPSELSLGQQKLVGVARAVVGGTRVVLLDEPAAGLDTHESRQLGHDVRRVAGSGRGVLLIDHDMALVLEHCDRIYVMDFGVVIAAGTPAQVREDPAVLAAYLGGVA from the coding sequence ATGTCGGCTGACGACGTGCCCGCCACCGAGCCGCTGCTCGCAGCCGAGCGGCTCACCGTGCGGTACGGCGGGGTGATTGCGAACGACGCCGTGAGCCTGCGGGTGCACGCGGGAGAGGTGGTCGGGCTGATCGGACCCAACGGTGCGGGCAAGACGACCTTCGTCGACGCGGTCACCGGCTTCACGCCGTCGACGGGCGAGGTGACCCTCGCCGGGCGCCGGCTCACGGGGGCGCCGCACCGTCGTCGCCGTGCCGGACTGGGCCGCACCTGGCAGGCCGGGGAGCTCTTCGACGACGTCAGCGTCGCCGACAACGTCGCCGTCGCGGCCCGCACCGTCGGGCTCCGCACCCTGTTGCAGGACCTGACCGGGCGCAGCGGACGCCGTCGGCCCGAGGAGGCCGAGGCGCTCGCCCTGGTGGGGCTGGGGGCCGAGGCGGACCGCCGTCCCTCGGAGCTCTCCCTGGGACAGCAGAAGCTGGTCGGCGTGGCCCGCGCCGTGGTGGGCGGCACCCGGGTGGTGCTGCTGGACGAGCCCGCGGCCGGGCTCGACACCCACGAGAGCCGCCAGCTCGGGCACGACGTACGGCGGGTGGCGGGGTCGGGCCGCGGCGTGCTGCTGATCGACCACGACATGGCTCTGGTGCTGGAGCACTGCGACCGGATCTACGTGATGGACTTCGGTGTCGTCATCGCCGCGGGGACCCCGGCGCAGGTCCGGGAGGACCCGGCGGTGCTCGCGGCCTACCTCGGCGGCGTGGCATGA
- a CDS encoding ABC transporter permease, whose translation MDQVLQFAALGLSTGAVYAVLASSLVGVYAATGIINFAQGSIALWAVWQVAALRHDGTLVLPVGSVSLGEGALAAWPAVAIGVVAGVTWSLLAHLLVFRPLRRAPVLAQVVASIGLMLLLQGLVAIRFDTAAIAFTPALLPAGTVEVGGAVLARSDLLLAGLALVVAAALAAYFRFTPLGVATRAAAESERAARLTGLSPDRLAAVVWTLTGAASSLVVVLAAPSIGLDPTSFAFYVVPALSVALVGRLTSVMTAAVAGLVLGCLQTELFYLSTKAWWPDWAQAGVGDAVPFLVVVVALFVLGGRIPARGATGEVAMPEVVPPRIRPVTGSLFVGAVVVALLLSSATWRYGLISSIIMTLLALSLVLLTGYLGQISLATMAFAGTAGFVLSKAGASWGLPFPLDVVLAVAAATLAGVLVGIPALRIRGAQLAVVTLAAAIALQSFVFGNPALMPYEGHRIAEVEIFGLSLGIRHGTTLVTMRFALFALAVVTVLTVALVLVMRGATGRAFLAVRSNERAAASAGIDVAGTKLLGFALAALLAGVGGCLIGYSRGQLSVASFSVLTGLVLLALTYVGGVTSVGGAVVAGLVAPLGVVHTFLNDTLEVGEYYQVVAALLLVLTAVANPTGIAGSVRAAATHLRGARAGSPRETSAKEPAHVG comes from the coding sequence ATGGACCAGGTCCTCCAGTTCGCCGCGCTCGGTCTCTCCACCGGAGCGGTCTACGCGGTGCTCGCCAGCAGCCTGGTGGGCGTCTACGCCGCCACCGGGATCATCAACTTCGCCCAGGGCTCGATCGCGCTGTGGGCGGTGTGGCAGGTGGCCGCGCTGCGGCACGACGGAACCCTGGTCCTGCCGGTCGGCAGCGTCTCCCTCGGCGAGGGGGCGCTGGCGGCCTGGCCGGCCGTGGCCATCGGGGTGGTCGCCGGGGTGACCTGGAGCCTGCTGGCCCACCTGCTGGTCTTCCGGCCGCTGCGGCGGGCGCCGGTGCTCGCCCAGGTGGTCGCCTCGATCGGACTGATGCTCCTGCTCCAGGGCCTGGTCGCGATCCGCTTCGACACCGCGGCGATCGCCTTCACCCCCGCGCTGCTGCCGGCCGGCACGGTCGAGGTGGGCGGGGCCGTCCTGGCCCGCAGCGACCTCCTGCTCGCCGGGCTCGCGCTCGTGGTCGCTGCCGCCCTGGCCGCCTACTTCCGCTTCACCCCGCTCGGAGTGGCGACCCGGGCCGCGGCCGAGTCCGAACGGGCCGCCCGGTTGACGGGTCTCTCCCCGGACCGCCTGGCCGCCGTGGTCTGGACCCTCACCGGCGCCGCCTCCAGCCTGGTGGTCGTCCTGGCTGCTCCGTCGATCGGGCTGGACCCGACCAGCTTCGCCTTCTACGTCGTCCCAGCGCTCTCGGTGGCCCTCGTCGGTCGCCTCACCTCGGTGATGACCGCCGCGGTGGCCGGGCTGGTGCTGGGCTGCCTGCAGACCGAGCTGTTCTACCTGAGCACCAAGGCGTGGTGGCCCGACTGGGCGCAGGCGGGGGTCGGGGACGCCGTCCCGTTCCTGGTCGTCGTCGTGGCCCTGTTCGTCCTCGGCGGCCGGATCCCCGCGCGCGGCGCCACCGGGGAGGTGGCCATGCCCGAGGTGGTGCCCCCGCGGATCCGCCCGGTGACGGGCAGCCTGTTCGTGGGCGCCGTGGTCGTCGCGCTGCTCCTGAGCTCGGCCACCTGGCGCTACGGCCTGATCAGCTCGATCATCATGACGCTGCTGGCCCTCTCGCTGGTGCTGCTCACCGGCTACCTCGGCCAGATCTCGCTGGCCACCATGGCCTTCGCCGGCACCGCCGGCTTCGTGCTCTCCAAGGCGGGCGCCTCGTGGGGCCTGCCGTTCCCGCTGGACGTGGTGCTGGCGGTCGCGGCGGCCACGCTGGCCGGCGTCCTGGTGGGGATCCCCGCGCTCCGCATCCGCGGCGCCCAGCTGGCGGTCGTCACCCTGGCCGCGGCGATCGCGCTGCAGAGCTTCGTCTTCGGCAACCCCGCGCTGATGCCGTACGAGGGACACCGGATCGCCGAGGTCGAGATCTTCGGCCTCTCCCTCGGCATCCGGCACGGCACCACCCTGGTCACCATGAGGTTCGCCCTCTTCGCGCTGGCCGTGGTCACCGTGCTCACCGTGGCGCTCGTGCTGGTGATGCGGGGCGCCACCGGACGCGCCTTCCTGGCGGTGCGGTCCAACGAGCGGGCGGCCGCCTCGGCCGGGATCGACGTCGCCGGCACCAAGCTCCTCGGCTTCGCCCTGGCGGCGCTGCTCGCCGGTGTCGGCGGCTGCCTGATCGGCTACAGCCGGGGGCAGCTCTCGGTGGCGTCCTTCTCGGTCCTCACCGGACTCGTGCTCCTGGCCCTGACCTACGTCGGCGGCGTCACCAGCGTCGGCGGCGCGGTGGTCGCCGGACTCGTCGCGCCGCTGGGCGTGGTGCACACCTTCCTCAACGACACCCTCGAGGTCGGCGAGTACTACCAGGTCGTCGCCGCCCTGCTGCTCGTGCTCACCGCCGTGGCCAACCCGACCGGCATCGCCGGGTCGGTGCGGGCCGCGGCCACCCACCTGCGGGGCGCCCGTGCGGGCTCACCCCGCGAGACGTCCGCGAAGGAGCCTGCCCATGTCGGCTGA